The following proteins are co-located in the Acidicapsa acidisoli genome:
- a CDS encoding ABC transporter permease, giving the protein MAPQLSFAWFAWRNLWRRRLRTLLTLCGIGMAIGAFVALVGFSRSFEHEWLEVYQSGGTDIAVIQKTFFNTSVDESAAAKLRSLPDIARATPMILNMMEITPEITALTYGWKADSFELDSLAFKSGRRFRDGQPEVILGDLLAANLNKTAGDTLDIQGSKLTVTGVYHSGSALEGSALILPLDQLQQIASLQGKVSAFHVRLRPAPAGESPQHYLESAQAQIESALPELRAVPAAERASNNQLVVMAHAAAWGTSGIALLIGILGIANTMAMSVFERTREIGILRALGWKRWKVLLLIQTEAAVLGFAGGVFGIFFGCAALQILSKLPQTASIVSAVFSPVLLLEALGVAVLAGLLAGVFPAWRGAHLSPVEALRHD; this is encoded by the coding sequence ATGGCCCCCCAATTATCCTTTGCGTGGTTCGCATGGAGAAATCTATGGCGAAGGCGTCTTAGGACTCTCCTTACCCTGTGCGGAATCGGCATGGCAATCGGCGCATTCGTAGCTCTGGTCGGCTTTTCCCGCTCTTTTGAGCACGAGTGGCTGGAGGTGTACCAGAGCGGCGGCACCGATATAGCTGTGATACAGAAGACTTTCTTCAATACTTCGGTCGATGAGTCTGCTGCGGCGAAGTTGAGGTCTCTCCCCGACATAGCGCGTGCCACGCCGATGATTCTAAATATGATGGAAATCACGCCCGAGATCACCGCGTTGACTTACGGATGGAAGGCCGACTCCTTCGAACTCGACTCGCTGGCATTCAAATCTGGCAGGCGTTTTCGCGATGGCCAGCCGGAAGTGATTCTCGGTGACCTGCTTGCCGCAAATCTCAACAAGACCGCTGGCGACACACTCGATATTCAGGGCTCTAAATTGACGGTAACCGGGGTTTATCACAGCGGCTCGGCGCTCGAAGGAAGCGCACTTATTCTTCCACTGGATCAGCTGCAGCAAATCGCAAGCCTGCAAGGGAAGGTATCCGCATTCCATGTTCGCCTGCGTCCCGCTCCGGCAGGCGAATCGCCGCAGCATTATCTTGAGAGCGCGCAGGCTCAAATCGAGTCCGCATTGCCTGAGTTGCGCGCCGTCCCTGCGGCGGAACGCGCCAGCAATAACCAGCTAGTAGTCATGGCGCACGCGGCCGCGTGGGGCACCTCTGGCATCGCGCTTCTGATCGGCATCCTCGGAATTGCCAATACGATGGCCATGTCCGTGTTCGAACGCACCAGGGAGATCGGCATTCTGCGTGCGCTTGGATGGAAGCGCTGGAAAGTCCTTTTGCTGATTCAAACCGAAGCCGCAGTCCTGGGCTTCGCGGGAGGTGTCTTCGGCATCTTCTTCGGGTGCGCGGCCCTTCAAATCTTGTCCAAACTGCCTCAGACCGCCAGCATCGTATCGGCAGTATTTTCTCCCGTTCTGCTGCTGGAAGCGCTCGGCGTCGCCGTTCTCGCCGGGTTGCTGGCTGGAGTTTTTCCGGCCTGGCGCGGCGCTCATCTCTCTCCCGTCGAGGCGCTGAGGCATGACTAA
- the kdpC gene encoding potassium-transporting ATPase subunit KdpC produces MHSVWKTSIRFTLVTTVLLGFAYPLVLTGIAGALFPHQASGSLILKDGHVIGSSLLAQSFISDRYFHPRPSAAGNGYDATSSGGSNLAQSSQKLVQRLQGDIDKLQAQNPGKPVPIDLVTTSGSGLDPDITPDSAYYQVHRIAQARHLSDEAVNKLVAAHITSRTLGILGEPRVNVLELNLDLDALTK; encoded by the coding sequence GTGCATTCCGTCTGGAAGACTTCTATTCGTTTCACGCTGGTAACGACTGTGCTGCTGGGATTCGCTTATCCACTTGTTCTCACAGGCATCGCCGGCGCGCTCTTTCCACATCAAGCCAGTGGTAGCCTCATTCTCAAGGATGGCCACGTTATCGGCTCATCTTTGCTGGCCCAGAGCTTCATCAGCGACCGCTATTTTCATCCGCGACCGTCGGCTGCGGGCAATGGCTATGACGCCACCAGCTCTGGTGGCTCTAACCTCGCCCAGTCGAGCCAGAAGCTTGTCCAACGCCTTCAGGGCGATATCGACAAACTGCAAGCGCAAAATCCGGGCAAGCCTGTACCGATTGATCTGGTCACGACTTCCGGCTCGGGACTCGATCCGGATATCACTCCCGACTCGGCCTACTATCAAGTTCATCGTATTGCACAGGCCCGCCATCTGAGCGACGAAGCTGTGAACAAGCTGGTCGCTGCGCATATTACTTCACGCACGCTAGGTATTCTTGGCGAACCACGGGTGAATGTGCTGGAACTCAATCTCGATCTGGACGCACTGACGAAGTAG
- a CDS encoding beta-N-acetylhexosaminidase, producing MTPARWPHRLLSLVVFLGAVSTFSQAQSSTPEPLPIMPLPASVTPGQGEFIVDGQFRMAFDGFTEPRLFRARERFLATLFSETGIPFVREVALGTSVEGTASDGAAHFQIHTAGPSAVIQQLGEDESYRLAISPDGVRLTAANPLGVMHGMQTFLQLVRITPHGFTVPALTIDDKPRFPWRGLMIDSGRHFTSIPVIERNLDAMEAVKMNVFHWHLSEDQGVRVESKVFPLLQQKGSDGLYYTQEQIRHVIEYARDRGIRVVPEFDMPAHATAWFVGYPQLASGKGPYQIERKWGIFDPAMDPTRESTYQFLNLFIGEMAGLFPDAYFHIGGDECNGKEWDANPQIQEFKRTHNLKDNAALQAWFSGRVQKIVVSHHKIAEGWDEVLQPDTPKNVVIQSWRGRDSLLDAAKRGYRGLLSHGYYIDLNQPAEEHYLVDPLEGIADKLTPEQTASILGGEATMWAEYVNDENIDSRIWPRTAAIAERFWSPQQVRDVDSMYSRLAVISEKLKSYGIENEAASERMLERMSGDPNPEALRVLASVVAPPRGYAREELREYTSFTPLNRLVDAIPPESNAARVFRDICKRIVAGNATSQDWQTAHDWLVLWRDNDAKLEPLLAKSDITEELIPVSQSLRYVAEIGLHALDSLHSGQASTMEAQKQDLATLTNAEKPQAVLLLMVAPSVELLVKSVKVQ from the coding sequence TTGACCCCTGCCCGCTGGCCGCATCGTCTGCTTTCCCTGGTTGTGTTCCTTGGCGCAGTTTCAACTTTCTCCCAGGCTCAGAGTTCGACTCCGGAGCCATTGCCGATCATGCCTTTACCGGCGAGCGTCACGCCAGGTCAGGGAGAGTTTATCGTCGATGGGCAATTTCGCATGGCTTTTGATGGATTCACGGAACCGCGTTTGTTCCGTGCTCGCGAACGCTTCCTGGCCACTCTTTTCAGCGAAACGGGCATACCGTTTGTCCGCGAGGTGGCTTTGGGAACGTCGGTAGAGGGAACGGCGTCTGACGGTGCCGCGCATTTCCAGATACATACAGCGGGACCTAGCGCGGTAATTCAGCAACTTGGAGAAGACGAGTCTTACCGACTGGCGATTTCGCCGGATGGGGTTCGGCTCACAGCGGCAAATCCGCTGGGCGTAATGCACGGGATGCAGACCTTTCTGCAACTGGTGCGGATTACTCCGCACGGTTTCACTGTTCCGGCTCTGACGATTGACGATAAACCGCGTTTTCCCTGGCGGGGCCTGATGATCGACTCAGGGCGTCATTTCACATCGATCCCAGTGATCGAGCGCAATCTGGACGCGATGGAAGCGGTCAAGATGAATGTTTTTCATTGGCATCTTTCCGAGGACCAGGGTGTTCGTGTCGAGAGTAAAGTCTTTCCCTTGCTGCAACAGAAGGGGTCGGATGGTCTGTATTACACGCAGGAGCAGATCCGTCATGTCATTGAATACGCTCGGGATCGCGGTATTCGTGTAGTTCCGGAATTTGATATGCCGGCGCACGCGACTGCGTGGTTTGTCGGGTATCCGCAGCTTGCCAGCGGCAAAGGACCGTATCAGATTGAGCGCAAGTGGGGCATCTTCGACCCGGCGATGGACCCGACGCGCGAGAGCACCTACCAGTTCCTGAATCTCTTTATCGGCGAAATGGCAGGCCTCTTTCCCGATGCTTACTTCCATATTGGCGGAGACGAATGCAATGGCAAGGAATGGGACGCCAACCCGCAGATCCAGGAGTTCAAGCGGACCCACAACTTGAAGGACAACGCGGCTTTGCAGGCGTGGTTCAGCGGGCGGGTACAGAAGATTGTGGTCAGTCACCACAAGATTGCTGAGGGATGGGATGAGGTTCTGCAACCGGATACTCCCAAGAATGTCGTCATTCAGTCCTGGCGTGGGCGCGATTCATTGCTAGACGCCGCTAAACGCGGGTATCGCGGACTGCTCTCCCACGGGTATTACATTGACCTCAACCAACCCGCGGAAGAGCACTATCTCGTCGATCCGCTGGAGGGGATTGCTGACAAGCTCACACCGGAACAGACCGCAAGCATTCTGGGCGGGGAAGCGACGATGTGGGCAGAGTATGTTAACGACGAGAACATCGACAGCCGCATCTGGCCCCGGACAGCGGCGATTGCTGAGCGATTCTGGTCTCCGCAGCAGGTTCGCGATGTGGACTCCATGTACAGCCGCCTCGCGGTTATTTCAGAGAAGCTCAAGTCTTACGGCATCGAAAACGAGGCCGCATCGGAGCGCATGCTGGAGCGGATGAGCGGCGATCCTAACCCGGAGGCGCTGCGCGTTCTTGCTTCCGTCGTTGCGCCGCCCAGGGGCTATGCCCGGGAGGAACTACGCGAGTACACCAGCTTCACTCCGCTCAATCGCCTGGTAGATGCGATTCCTCCAGAGAGCAATGCGGCCCGTGTCTTCCGGGATATCTGCAAGCGCATCGTCGCGGGCAATGCCACTTCCCAGGACTGGCAAACTGCGCATGACTGGCTCGTTCTGTGGCGTGACAACGACGCGAAACTTGAGCCTTTGCTTGCCAAGTCGGATATTACCGAGGAACTAATTCCGGTTTCGCAGTCGCTGCGTTACGTCGCGGAGATCGGGCTGCATGCTCTCGATAGTCTGCATAGCGGCCAGGCGTCGACGATGGAAGCTCAGAAGCAGGATCTTGCGACCTTGACCAACGCGGAAAAGCCGCAGGCGGTGCTGCTGCTGATGGTTGCGCCTTCGGTGGAATTATTGGTGAAGTCCGTCAAAGTGCAATAG
- a CDS encoding glycerol-3-phosphate dehydrogenase/oxidase: MDRQQMLDRMSRRETPWDMVIIGGGATGVGVAIDAASRGFEVLLLEARDFGKGTSSRSTKLIHGGVRYLEQGNISLVMEALKERGLLRQNAPHLVHDLAFIVPNYSWWEAPFYGIGMKVYDLLAGKYGFGRSRILSAEETIEQLPNLQTDGLRGGVIYYDGQFDDTRLLIHMAATSADHGATLLNYAPVLEITKGEDGFADGVILKDEENGRQFKAAARVVINATGIFADQVRRMTDPDAKKMIAPSQGIHLVFERSFLRADAAIMVPKTSDGRVLFAIPWHGHTVVGTTDTPIQEPSYEPLPFEEEIEFILDTAAQFLSRPPTRDDILSVYVGIRPLVKAEGDGGEKTSALSRDHTIHIDSAGLITIVGGKWTTYRYMAEDCVNHAITLGRLEDIPCITRSLKLHGYHEASEELGNLWVYGSDAEGVRAIASDDTKLLEPMHPDLTYCEAEVLWAIRHEMARTVEDVLSRRTRALLLNARAAILLAPKVAEIMAKELGEDAAWAANQVAAFRALAQNYLVQ, from the coding sequence ATGGACCGACAGCAGATGTTGGATCGCATGTCCCGGCGAGAGACTCCGTGGGACATGGTCATCATCGGCGGCGGCGCCACTGGCGTAGGCGTCGCCATCGATGCAGCCTCGCGCGGCTTCGAGGTCCTTCTGCTGGAGGCTCGGGATTTCGGAAAGGGAACCTCAAGCCGCAGCACCAAGCTCATCCATGGCGGAGTACGTTATCTCGAACAGGGAAACATCTCCCTCGTGATGGAAGCACTCAAGGAGCGAGGTCTGTTGCGCCAGAACGCTCCGCATCTCGTTCACGACCTCGCATTCATCGTCCCCAATTACTCATGGTGGGAAGCGCCCTTCTACGGCATCGGCATGAAGGTCTATGACCTGCTCGCAGGTAAGTACGGATTCGGCAGATCACGCATTCTCTCCGCCGAAGAAACCATCGAGCAGCTCCCTAACCTGCAGACCGATGGCCTTCGCGGAGGCGTCATCTACTACGACGGTCAGTTCGACGACACCCGCCTGCTGATCCACATGGCTGCCACCTCTGCGGATCACGGAGCCACGCTGTTGAATTATGCTCCCGTCCTTGAAATCACCAAAGGGGAGGATGGCTTTGCCGACGGCGTCATTTTGAAAGACGAAGAGAACGGGCGGCAGTTCAAAGCCGCTGCTCGCGTGGTCATCAACGCCACGGGCATCTTCGCGGATCAAGTGCGCCGCATGACCGACCCCGATGCAAAGAAAATGATCGCTCCCAGCCAGGGAATTCATCTCGTCTTCGAGCGATCCTTCCTGCGCGCGGACGCAGCCATCATGGTCCCGAAAACCAGCGACGGGCGCGTCCTTTTTGCAATTCCCTGGCACGGCCATACAGTCGTCGGCACAACAGACACGCCGATTCAGGAGCCCAGTTACGAACCGCTCCCTTTTGAAGAAGAGATAGAATTCATCCTCGACACGGCGGCGCAGTTCCTCAGCCGCCCTCCCACTCGCGATGACATTTTGAGCGTCTACGTCGGTATTCGCCCGCTCGTAAAAGCAGAGGGAGATGGCGGCGAGAAGACATCCGCGCTTTCGCGCGATCATACGATTCATATCGACTCCGCCGGGCTGATCACCATCGTCGGCGGCAAGTGGACAACTTACCGGTACATGGCAGAGGATTGCGTCAACCACGCAATCACTCTAGGCAGACTTGAAGATATCCCGTGCATCACCAGATCTTTGAAACTCCACGGCTATCACGAAGCCTCGGAAGAACTGGGCAACCTATGGGTCTACGGCTCCGATGCGGAAGGTGTAAGAGCCATTGCGTCTGACGACACAAAGCTGCTCGAACCGATGCATCCCGATCTCACCTATTGCGAGGCCGAAGTCCTCTGGGCCATTCGCCACGAAATGGCTCGCACCGTGGAAGATGTGCTTTCCCGCAGAACCCGCGCGCTCTTATTGAATGCCAGAGCTGCAATTTTGCTCGCACCAAAAGTGGCTGAGATCATGGCGAAGGAGTTAGGCGAGGATGCCGCGTGGGCAGCAAATCAGGTGGCCGCGTTTCGCGCCCTCGCCCAGAATTATCTCGTCCAATAA
- a CDS encoding nitrite/sulfite reductase, with amino-acid sequence MTTQFIPTPEVKTEGNPPVKPVKETKAQRSERLKREKNPWEAFEEIRQFARDGRASVLPEWAEFYFKWWGIYTQGDGAGVTGGTGGTGKATEYFMMRIGIPNGIATAAQLRVIGTLARDHARNLADITTRQAIQLHWLTVDSLPKAVEALDSVGLSPRGACGDVARNVTGCPVAGLDGHELIDASHLARAVAREVNGNSEFYNLPRKFKITVTGCPVWCSYPEINDIAVTAVRNGDEIGFSVRVGGGLSADPHLAVKLDAFVREDQAVAVVRGITEIFREQQGLRESRDRARMKHLFLREGWTAERFLEELQTKLPFQLAPGVDDAVPDDVFRDHVGVRPQKQPGLYSVGATVLNGRMSGEQLLAIADLSEKYAGSEFRTTVMQNFILPHVPQANLESMLGGLAGLGLTVEATNFWRGTVACTGTEFCKLAITETKGFARWLVEELEGRLPGFDQQIKLHVTGCPNSCGQHWIADVGLEGKKIKHDGKLADAWSFALGGALGVHSGVARLVNYRCLSADVPDALERLFRSYLASRSEKQNLRSWFANRSNEELRDILEANAPSVD; translated from the coding sequence ATGACCACACAGTTCATTCCCACGCCTGAAGTCAAGACCGAAGGCAACCCGCCAGTCAAACCTGTCAAGGAAACCAAGGCGCAGCGCTCGGAACGGCTGAAGCGGGAGAAAAACCCCTGGGAAGCCTTCGAGGAAATCCGCCAGTTTGCGCGTGACGGCCGGGCCAGCGTGCTACCGGAATGGGCTGAGTTCTATTTCAAATGGTGGGGAATCTATACGCAGGGCGACGGCGCAGGCGTCACGGGGGGCACTGGTGGAACAGGGAAAGCCACCGAATACTTCATGATGCGTATTGGCATTCCCAACGGTATCGCTACCGCGGCGCAGCTTCGCGTCATCGGCACACTAGCGCGCGATCATGCCCGAAACCTGGCCGACATCACCACCCGACAAGCCATCCAATTGCATTGGCTGACAGTGGACTCTTTGCCCAAGGCGGTTGAGGCACTGGATTCCGTCGGCCTCTCGCCTCGTGGAGCTTGCGGCGACGTGGCGCGCAACGTTACCGGATGCCCGGTTGCAGGCCTCGACGGGCATGAGTTGATCGACGCATCCCACCTGGCGCGGGCCGTCGCGCGAGAGGTGAACGGAAACTCCGAATTCTACAATCTGCCGCGCAAGTTCAAAATCACGGTTACTGGCTGCCCCGTTTGGTGTTCCTACCCGGAAATCAACGACATCGCTGTCACTGCCGTTCGAAACGGCGACGAGATCGGCTTTTCCGTCCGGGTAGGCGGTGGACTTTCCGCCGATCCCCATCTGGCAGTGAAGCTGGACGCTTTCGTTCGCGAAGATCAGGCCGTCGCAGTCGTTCGCGGCATCACAGAGATCTTCCGCGAGCAGCAGGGGCTGCGGGAGAGCCGCGACCGCGCCCGCATGAAGCATCTTTTCCTCCGCGAAGGATGGACAGCCGAGCGTTTTCTTGAAGAATTGCAAACGAAGCTGCCCTTCCAATTGGCGCCCGGGGTGGACGACGCAGTTCCGGACGACGTCTTTCGCGATCACGTCGGAGTTCGCCCGCAGAAGCAGCCCGGGCTTTACTCGGTGGGCGCAACCGTGCTCAACGGGCGCATGAGCGGCGAACAGTTGCTGGCTATCGCAGATCTCTCGGAGAAGTATGCCGGCTCGGAGTTTCGCACTACGGTGATGCAGAACTTCATTCTTCCGCACGTCCCGCAGGCCAATCTCGAATCTATGCTGGGCGGACTCGCCGGATTAGGCCTGACCGTGGAAGCCACGAACTTCTGGCGCGGCACGGTAGCCTGCACAGGCACAGAGTTCTGCAAACTGGCCATTACTGAAACCAAAGGCTTTGCACGTTGGCTCGTGGAAGAACTGGAAGGCCGCTTGCCTGGTTTCGATCAACAAATCAAATTGCATGTAACCGGCTGCCCCAATAGCTGCGGACAACACTGGATCGCCGATGTGGGCCTCGAAGGCAAGAAGATCAAGCACGACGGCAAACTCGCCGACGCTTGGTCGTTTGCGCTCGGAGGCGCGTTGGGCGTCCACTCCGGAGTAGCACGACTGGTCAATTACAGATGCCTCTCAGCCGACGTTCCCGATGCATTGGAGCGCCTTTTCCGCAGCTATTTGGCCTCGCGCAGCGAAAAGCAGAATCTCCGTTCCTGGTTTGCGAACAGGTCCAACGAGGAGTTGCGCGACATTCTTGAAGCAAACGCGCCTTCGGTGGATTAG
- a CDS encoding glycoside hydrolase family 2 protein, with the protein MQRRDFLKTTGTLIAGATVVRPGLASDANSSRAQGRTILPINRNWRYSRTFTDAAVAPAFDDSSFERVVVPHTNVKLPWHSFDDKTYEFISVYRRRFKLPASVRGQRVFVDFEGVMTASTVWINGTNLGEYKGGFTPFSFELTDHVNWNGENVLAVKVDSTERADIPPFGYQIDYLTFGGIYREVALRIVPHTYIENIFAQPKNVLTDAPTVDVKCFLQSAGGAQDNLSLEVTLKSGESVVGTASKRIDSLDSSSDPASTTVTLSNFGKVDLWDLSHPHLYTVQVKLLRSGHVEDEESRTVGFREAEFTDHGFELNGKAIKLRGLDRHQTFPFVGQAMPGRVQRRDAIILRQKLKCNIVRTSHYPQSRHFLDACDEIGLLVLEEIPGWQHIGDVPWQDISVDNVSRMIRRDWNHPSIILWGVRINESRDNHDFYTRTNAMAHSLDSSRQTGGIRYFQESEFLEDVFTMNDFGFPLKAPNHPRYLNTEFVGHTYPTKTIDNVERLTEHTLRHARIHDQLASNPQYAGGIGWCAFDYNTHSDFGSGDRICYHGVTDIFREPKPAAGFYKSQCDPEEEIVLEPSFHWARGDQSIGFSKAVVCSNCDHLKFYVKDKLIAEVDPDRAQFPNLRYAPFVADVGKGIDPWGDLRIEGYIQGKQVIAKRYSSKGIEQKFSLVADDLSLHGDGADTTRVVLAVTDEFGAICPFADDAIKLEVEGPAEIIGDNPFALVGGTGAIWIRAKEQAGIVHLRGHHPVLGQQEIQITVSPSASELA; encoded by the coding sequence ATGCAAAGACGTGATTTTCTCAAGACGACCGGCACTCTGATTGCCGGCGCGACTGTAGTACGCCCCGGCCTAGCGTCGGACGCAAACTCTTCCCGCGCTCAGGGCCGGACCATTCTCCCCATCAATCGAAATTGGCGGTACAGCCGCACCTTCACCGACGCCGCTGTCGCTCCCGCCTTTGACGATTCGTCCTTCGAGCGCGTCGTCGTTCCACATACGAACGTGAAGCTCCCATGGCATAGCTTCGACGATAAAACCTACGAGTTCATCTCCGTCTACCGCCGACGCTTCAAACTCCCTGCTTCCGTGCGTGGCCAACGCGTCTTTGTCGACTTCGAAGGCGTGATGACCGCCTCAACCGTCTGGATCAACGGAACAAATCTGGGCGAATATAAAGGCGGATTCACTCCATTCTCCTTCGAACTCACCGACCATGTGAACTGGAATGGCGAGAATGTCCTGGCAGTCAAGGTCGACTCCACGGAACGCGCCGATATTCCTCCGTTTGGCTATCAGATCGACTATCTGACCTTCGGCGGCATCTATCGCGAAGTAGCCTTACGAATCGTTCCGCACACTTATATTGAGAACATATTCGCTCAGCCAAAGAACGTCCTTACCGACGCGCCAACTGTGGATGTAAAGTGTTTCTTGCAGAGCGCGGGCGGAGCTCAGGATAATCTTTCTCTTGAAGTAACACTCAAGAGTGGCGAAAGCGTTGTCGGAACAGCTTCCAAGCGAATCGACAGCCTGGACTCAAGCAGCGATCCGGCATCGACAACCGTTACCCTCAGCAACTTCGGCAAAGTCGATCTCTGGGATCTTTCCCATCCGCACTTATACACCGTTCAGGTGAAGCTACTACGTAGCGGTCATGTCGAGGACGAAGAAAGCCGCACCGTCGGCTTCCGCGAAGCGGAGTTTACTGACCATGGATTCGAACTAAACGGCAAAGCTATCAAGCTACGCGGACTCGACCGGCACCAGACCTTTCCATTTGTGGGTCAGGCCATGCCGGGCCGAGTACAGCGTCGCGACGCGATCATCCTAAGGCAAAAGCTGAAATGCAACATCGTCCGCACTTCACACTATCCCCAATCACGCCACTTTCTCGATGCCTGCGACGAAATCGGCCTTCTGGTTCTTGAAGAGATTCCCGGTTGGCAGCATATCGGCGATGTTCCATGGCAGGATATTTCGGTGGACAACGTCAGCCGCATGATTCGTCGCGACTGGAACCACCCGTCGATCATTCTCTGGGGAGTCAGGATCAACGAATCACGCGATAATCACGACTTCTACACCCGGACGAACGCGATGGCGCATAGTCTCGATTCCTCGCGCCAGACGGGCGGAATCCGATACTTCCAGGAATCTGAATTTCTCGAAGACGTCTTCACCATGAACGACTTCGGCTTCCCTCTGAAAGCGCCCAATCACCCCCGCTATTTGAATACTGAGTTCGTCGGACACACCTATCCCACGAAGACCATCGACAATGTCGAGAGGCTCACCGAGCACACACTGCGCCACGCTCGGATTCATGACCAACTAGCCTCAAATCCGCAATATGCCGGAGGCATTGGCTGGTGCGCCTTCGACTACAACACGCACAGTGATTTCGGATCGGGCGACCGCATCTGCTATCACGGAGTAACGGATATCTTCCGCGAACCCAAGCCAGCCGCCGGCTTCTACAAATCCCAATGCGACCCCGAAGAAGAAATCGTCCTCGAACCGTCGTTTCACTGGGCCAGAGGCGATCAATCCATCGGCTTTTCGAAGGCAGTTGTCTGCTCGAACTGCGATCATCTCAAGTTCTATGTCAAGGACAAACTCATCGCGGAAGTCGACCCCGACCGCGCTCAGTTCCCGAATCTTCGTTATGCGCCGTTTGTAGCGGATGTGGGCAAAGGAATCGATCCCTGGGGTGATCTCCGAATTGAGGGCTATATTCAGGGCAAGCAGGTCATCGCAAAGCGGTACTCCAGCAAAGGCATTGAACAGAAGTTCTCGCTTGTCGCTGACGATCTTTCCCTTCACGGAGACGGCGCCGACACAACCAGGGTCGTCCTCGCAGTGACGGATGAATTCGGCGCAATTTGTCCATTCGCGGACGATGCCATCAAGCTGGAAGTCGAAGGACCCGCAGAGATCATCGGAGACAACCCATTTGCATTGGTAGGGGGCACGGGGGCAATCTGGATTCGAGCGAAGGAACAGGCAGGAATCGTGCACCTGCGAGGCCATCATCCTGTTTTAGGTCAGCAGGAGATTCAGATCACTGTCTCGCCAAGCGCATCGGAATTGGCGTAA